A single region of the Leisingera thetidis genome encodes:
- a CDS encoding ABC transporter ATP-binding protein, which produces MNIGNLIDAFRPAEGPPPQQLGAFLRWCLAGAWPMLLLAAAFSALAGGMEAGTAFILGLVIDTAIASGPEQFFAAGNVAVIALALGFFLFVRPVLFGLSAASNSIIVGPNVNPLVLSRLNRWTLGQSVRFFDEDFAGRIAQKQMQTANAVTSVTTEVINVVAFALASLAGSLALLGSIDARITAVFLVWLAGYFVLIRWYLPRIRKRSGARAGARATVTGQVVDSITNIKTVKLFAHADHEERTAQDAMVTFREKALHFGYLAAGFRFCLMCLAGILPVLLIGATLLLWQSGTATEGDIVAAGAVSIRIAQMTGWVSFTLMAIYSNVGEIENGMKTLSVRDRVEDTSDAQPLEVNEGGIEFGQVEFAYGRDVGGVQGISLTIHPGEKLGIVGASGAGKSTLVSLLLRLYEGENGQILIDGQDISTVTQNSLRSQIGMVTQETAMFNRSARENILYGRPDASEEDLLAAAEKAEAHEFIMELQDGQGRVGYDAYLGERGVKLSGGQRQRIALARAILKDAPILVLDEATSALDSEVEAAIQTALHRVMEGKTVLAIAHRLSTLSEMDRIIVMEKGRIAESGSHEELLAKGGLYATFWARQSGGFICTEEEQTAAAE; this is translated from the coding sequence ATGAACATTGGCAACCTGATCGACGCCTTCCGCCCGGCAGAGGGCCCGCCGCCGCAGCAGCTGGGGGCCTTCCTGCGCTGGTGCCTGGCCGGCGCCTGGCCGATGCTGCTGCTGGCGGCGGCGTTTTCTGCGCTGGCCGGCGGGATGGAGGCGGGCACCGCCTTTATCCTGGGCCTGGTGATCGACACCGCAATTGCCAGCGGCCCGGAGCAGTTCTTCGCGGCTGGCAATGTTGCGGTGATTGCGCTGGCACTGGGTTTCTTCCTGTTTGTGCGCCCGGTGCTGTTCGGATTGTCCGCGGCGTCCAACTCGATCATCGTCGGCCCGAATGTAAACCCGTTGGTGCTGTCGCGTCTGAACCGCTGGACATTGGGCCAGTCGGTACGATTCTTTGACGAGGACTTTGCCGGCCGCATTGCCCAGAAACAGATGCAGACGGCCAATGCGGTGACTTCGGTGACGACGGAGGTCATCAACGTTGTTGCTTTTGCGCTGGCGTCTCTGGCAGGCTCCTTGGCTCTGCTCGGCTCAATTGATGCCCGGATCACCGCGGTATTTCTGGTCTGGCTGGCCGGTTATTTTGTATTGATCCGCTGGTATCTGCCGCGCATCCGTAAACGGTCCGGCGCCCGCGCCGGCGCGCGGGCTACGGTCACCGGGCAGGTCGTGGATTCGATTACCAACATCAAGACGGTCAAGCTGTTTGCCCATGCCGACCACGAGGAACGCACGGCCCAGGACGCGATGGTCACCTTCCGCGAAAAGGCGCTTCATTTCGGTTATCTGGCTGCCGGTTTCCGGTTCTGCCTGATGTGCCTGGCCGGCATCCTGCCGGTGCTGCTGATTGGAGCCACCCTGCTATTGTGGCAGTCCGGCACGGCAACGGAGGGCGACATTGTGGCCGCCGGCGCGGTCTCGATCCGCATTGCCCAGATGACAGGCTGGGTCAGCTTCACGCTGATGGCGATCTATTCCAACGTTGGCGAGATCGAGAATGGCATGAAGACCCTGTCGGTCCGCGACCGGGTGGAAGACACATCTGATGCCCAGCCGCTGGAAGTGAACGAAGGCGGGATTGAGTTTGGCCAGGTGGAGTTTGCCTATGGGCGTGATGTCGGCGGGGTGCAGGGCATCAGCCTGACCATTCACCCAGGCGAAAAGCTGGGCATTGTCGGTGCCTCCGGGGCCGGGAAATCGACACTCGTTTCGCTGCTTCTCAGGCTCTATGAAGGGGAAAATGGCCAGATTCTGATCGATGGCCAGGATATTTCAACGGTCACCCAGAACTCGCTGCGCAGCCAGATTGGCATGGTCACCCAGGAAACGGCGATGTTCAACCGCTCGGCGCGGGAGAACATCCTCTATGGGCGGCCGGATGCATCTGAAGAAGACCTGCTCGCTGCGGCGGAGAAGGCCGAGGCGCATGAGTTCATCATGGAGCTGCAAGACGGGCAGGGACGCGTCGGCTATGACGCTTACCTGGGCGAGCGCGGGGTGAAACTCTCTGGCGGGCAGCGGCAGCGGATTGCGCTGGCCCGGGCGATCCTCAAGGACGCGCCCATTCTGGTGCTGGATGAGGCCACCTCGGCGCTGGATTCCGAGGTTGAGGCCGCGATCCAGACAGCGCTGCACCGGGTGATGGAAGGCAAAACGGTGCTGGCGATTGCCCACCGGCTGTCGACGCTCAGCGAGATGGACCGGATCATCGTGATGGAAAAGGGCCGGATCGCCGAGAGCGGCAGCCACGAAGAGCTGTTGGCCAAGGGCGGGCTCTACGCCACCTTCTGGGCGCGCCAGTCGGGAGGCTTCATCTGCACCGAGGAAGAGCAGACTGCGGCGGCTGAATAA
- a CDS encoding class I SAM-dependent RNA methyltransferase yields the protein MTDAARTTATISRLGHQGDGVADGPLFSPRTLPGETVSGIAEGSRLTNVRIETPSEHRVQPPCRHYKSCGGCQLQHASDAFVAAWKTDVVRNALSAQGLATEFRPIHTSPPQSRRRATLAVRRTKKGAMAGFHGQASDVITEIPDCQLLEPALLAALPVAEALAMAGASRKAPLAVTVTASDAGLDMLVRNGKPLDGRLRIELAQLAEQHRIARLTWEDEPVAMEQPPVQSFGAARVCPPPGAFLQATREGEAALLAGVLEITRGAKRIVDLFAGCGTFSLPLAQAAEVHAVEGERSMLDALDAGWRKAKGLKKVTTATRDLFRNPLLPEDLNPFGAAFEAAVIDPPRAGAEAQIAQLAKARTPAVAYVSCNPVSFARDAKALISAGYCLDWVQVVDQFRWSAHTELVAQFTLED from the coding sequence ATGACTGACGCAGCCAGAACCACAGCAACGATCAGCCGGCTGGGCCATCAGGGCGATGGCGTCGCCGATGGCCCCCTGTTTTCCCCGCGCACCCTGCCGGGGGAGACCGTCTCCGGCATTGCCGAGGGCAGCCGGTTGACCAATGTCCGCATCGAGACACCTTCGGAACACCGGGTACAGCCGCCCTGCCGCCACTACAAATCCTGTGGCGGCTGCCAGTTGCAGCATGCCAGCGATGCCTTTGTGGCGGCGTGGAAGACGGATGTAGTGCGCAATGCGCTGAGTGCGCAGGGGCTGGCGACGGAATTCCGCCCCATTCACACTTCGCCGCCCCAGTCCCGCCGCCGGGCTACTCTTGCGGTGCGGCGCACCAAGAAGGGGGCTATGGCCGGGTTTCATGGCCAGGCGTCGGATGTCATTACAGAAATCCCCGATTGCCAGCTGCTGGAACCGGCCCTTTTGGCGGCGCTCCCGGTGGCGGAGGCGCTGGCCATGGCCGGAGCCAGCCGCAAGGCGCCGCTGGCGGTGACGGTCACCGCGTCGGACGCCGGTCTTGATATGCTGGTCCGGAATGGCAAGCCTTTGGACGGGCGACTGCGTATAGAACTGGCGCAACTGGCCGAACAGCACCGGATTGCCCGGCTGACCTGGGAGGATGAACCGGTTGCGATGGAGCAGCCGCCGGTGCAGTCCTTTGGCGCGGCCCGGGTCTGCCCGCCGCCGGGCGCTTTCCTGCAGGCCACCCGCGAGGGCGAGGCGGCCCTGCTGGCAGGCGTGCTGGAAATCACCAGGGGCGCCAAGCGGATTGTCGATCTGTTTGCCGGCTGCGGAACTTTCTCGCTGCCATTGGCACAGGCGGCCGAGGTTCATGCGGTGGAAGGCGAGCGCAGTATGCTAGACGCGCTGGATGCCGGCTGGCGCAAGGCCAAGGGATTGAAAAAAGTTACCACCGCCACCCGCGACCTGTTCCGAAATCCGCTGCTGCCGGAAGACCTGAACCCGTTCGGCGCCGCCTTTGAGGCGGCGGTGATCGACCCGCCTAGGGCCGGGGCCGAGGCGCAGATTGCGCAGCTGGCCAAGGCGCGCACCCCGGCGGTCGCCTATGTGTCCTGCAATCCGGTGAGCTTTGCCCGGGATGCCAAGGCATTGATCTCGGCGGGCTATTGCCTTGACTGGGTCCAGGTTGTTGACCAGTTCCGCTGGTCGGCCCATACGGAACTGGTTGCACAATTCACCCTGGAAGACTGA
- a CDS encoding ion transporter, translating into MTDTQATPPTRRLAAILDSEWFGRFITAVILVNAVTLGLETAPSVMARVGGLIHLIDYACLSVFVVEILAKLFVRRLRFFLNGWNVFDFVIVGIALAPGTQGLSVLRALRILRVLRVISVAPRLRRVVEGFITALPGMGSVFLLMAIIFYIGSVIATKLFGQEFPEWFGDLGLSAYSLFQIMTLESWSMGIVRPVMEVHPHAWAFFVPFIMVTTFAVVNLLVGLIVNSMQDAHGEEEGERTDAYRDEVLSRLETIEQKISGLAASDRKM; encoded by the coding sequence ATGACAGATACCCAAGCAACTCCTCCGACCCGCCGTCTGGCGGCCATACTGGACAGTGAATGGTTCGGCCGCTTTATCACTGCTGTCATCCTGGTCAATGCGGTCACGCTGGGGTTGGAGACTGCACCCTCAGTCATGGCCAGGGTCGGCGGGCTGATTCATCTTATCGACTATGCCTGCCTGTCGGTTTTCGTGGTGGAGATTCTGGCCAAGCTTTTCGTGCGGCGGCTGCGGTTTTTTCTGAACGGCTGGAACGTTTTCGACTTCGTGATCGTCGGTATCGCACTGGCGCCAGGAACCCAGGGGCTTTCGGTGCTGCGGGCGCTGCGCATCCTGCGGGTGCTGCGAGTGATTTCGGTTGCACCGAGGCTGCGCCGGGTGGTCGAAGGCTTCATCACCGCGCTTCCGGGGATGGGGTCGGTTTTCCTGCTGATGGCGATCATTTTTTATATCGGATCGGTGATCGCCACCAAGCTGTTCGGCCAGGAATTCCCGGAATGGTTCGGCGATCTGGGCCTCAGCGCCTATTCCCTGTTCCAGATCATGACGCTGGAAAGCTGGTCGATGGGGATTGTGCGCCCCGTGATGGAGGTGCATCCGCACGCCTGGGCTTTCTTTGTGCCCTTCATCATGGTGACGACCTTTGCGGTCGTGAACCTGCTGGTCGGCCTGATTGTGAATTCGATGCAGGATGCGCATGGCGAAGAAGAGGGTGAGCGCACCGATGCCTACCGGGACGAAGTGCTGAGCAGGCTGGAAACCATTGAGCAGAAGATTTCGGGTTTGGCCGCTTCCGACAGGAAAATGTGA
- a CDS encoding L,D-transpeptidase family protein, translating to MNRRAFGISAAASFALAGCSSSGNAVNRFQFYEGPKVTSVVINKGARKLYLLHNDEVLREYEVELGFAPLGHKQVEGDGKTPEGTYVIDRRNPNSRYHLSVGISYPNTQDRANASAQGKRPGGEIFIHGQPNNAKERKRAARVDDWTAGCIAVSNEAIEEIYAMVQDGTAIALRP from the coding sequence ATGAACAGAAGGGCATTTGGTATCAGTGCGGCTGCGAGCTTTGCACTGGCAGGCTGCAGCAGCTCGGGCAACGCGGTGAACAGGTTTCAATTTTATGAGGGCCCCAAGGTCACATCGGTTGTGATCAACAAAGGGGCGCGCAAGCTGTACCTGTTGCACAATGACGAAGTCCTGCGGGAATATGAGGTCGAGTTGGGCTTTGCTCCGCTGGGGCACAAGCAGGTCGAAGGTGACGGAAAAACCCCGGAAGGCACTTACGTTATCGATCGGCGCAACCCCAACAGCCGCTATCACCTGTCGGTAGGGATCTCCTATCCGAACACCCAGGACCGGGCGAACGCAAGCGCGCAGGGCAAACGGCCTGGCGGGGAGATATTCATCCACGGGCAGCCGAACAACGCTAAGGAGCGCAAGCGGGCGGCGCGGGTGGATGACTGGACCGCGGGCTGTATCGCAGTGTCAAACGAAGCGATCGAAGAGATCTACGCCATGGTCCAGGACGGCACTGCCATCGCATTGCGGCCTTGA
- a CDS encoding CAP domain-containing protein: protein MNRVFLLMAAAILTVAAACTPATESGGSYRIRNADKVQIRMLDSVNALRQAAGAQPVQLNAELTAAAATHSRDMSVQNRPWHFGSDGSSPLDRVARAGYTGNLLGENISETYENEQQTLTAWLERPATRAVILDPKAANMGFSWFQEPSGKIWWTMVMGS from the coding sequence ATGAATCGCGTTTTTCTGCTGATGGCTGCTGCAATTCTAACCGTGGCGGCGGCCTGTACCCCTGCGACAGAATCCGGTGGATCTTACCGCATCAGGAATGCAGACAAGGTGCAAATCCGGATGCTCGATTCCGTTAACGCACTGCGTCAGGCTGCCGGCGCGCAACCGGTCCAGCTGAACGCCGAACTGACCGCGGCGGCTGCCACACATTCGCGCGATATGTCGGTTCAGAACCGGCCCTGGCATTTCGGCTCCGACGGCTCCTCGCCGCTGGACCGGGTCGCCCGTGCAGGCTACACAGGCAATCTGCTGGGCGAGAACATTTCGGAAACCTATGAAAACGAGCAGCAAACGCTGACCGCTTGGCTGGAACGGCCTGCCACCCGTGCGGTGATCCTCGACCCCAAGGCGGCGAACATGGGCTTTTCCTGGTTTCAGGAACCGAGCGGCAAGATCTGGTGGACAATGGTAATGGGGAGCTGA
- a CDS encoding L,D-transpeptidase produces the protein MPRIPFDSFSRRQFLAGGAALISSSALAQEEGDEAQQAFDPLRPPPEPEPPVQRNISAFRAKSWKPYFDNLRNGAILVDIDSRALHYWSPDESTYKLFPSSVPLSDDLTRRGRTKVVRKVEGPGWAPTPNMRKRNPEWPAYIPPGPDNPLGTHALYLSWKFYRIHGTHDTRKIGRKSSNGCIGLYNEHIAQLFSLAKVGTQVLLI, from the coding sequence ATGCCCCGAATCCCATTTGACAGCTTCAGCAGGCGGCAATTTCTTGCCGGCGGCGCTGCTCTAATTTCCTCCTCCGCCCTGGCGCAGGAGGAGGGCGATGAGGCTCAGCAGGCCTTCGATCCGCTGCGCCCGCCTCCGGAGCCGGAACCGCCGGTCCAGCGCAATATTTCCGCTTTCCGCGCCAAATCCTGGAAACCCTATTTCGACAACCTGCGAAATGGGGCGATTCTCGTCGATATCGACAGCCGGGCGCTGCATTACTGGTCCCCAGACGAGAGCACCTACAAGCTGTTCCCGTCTTCCGTGCCGTTGTCTGATGATCTCACCCGCCGCGGCCGAACAAAAGTCGTGCGCAAAGTGGAAGGGCCGGGCTGGGCACCGACTCCCAACATGCGCAAGCGCAATCCGGAGTGGCCCGCCTACATCCCGCCGGGCCCGGATAACCCGCTTGGTACCCATGCGCTGTACCTCAGCTGGAAGTTTTATCGGATCCACGGAACCCATGATACGCGCAAGATCGGCCGCAAGTCCTCGAACGGATGCATCGGGCTATACAATGAGCATATCGCGCAGTTGTTCAGCCTGGCCAAAGTCGGCACTCAGGTGTTGCTAATTTGA
- a CDS encoding aminotransferase class III-fold pyridoxal phosphate-dependent enzyme, with the protein MTLAHWAAALKQHWGIEAELSRLDGEYDLNFLAKAAEGEGFILKAMRPGCENWLVDMQVKAFEHIAARQPDLPCPRVISSVDGESLLTLPGEDGQDRLVWLLNQLPGRCYAKAEPKSDALIHEVGQVLGGSAKALADFRHEGLERDFKWDLMRAGWIKDQLSCVTAPARRAILEGICTNYTRLEPVLATLPKQAIHNDANDYNIVVAGQLGEPRQVSGLIDLGDMCSAPRICDLAIAAAYIVLDHPAPEAALAALVAGYHETYPLTPAEVDMVWPLLRARLAVSVVNSTLMAAENPEDPYVTISQAPAWRFLEGTTLHGGLLTAGLRAACGMPVVDGADRVMAWLERERGSFAPLMGQNLAEAPLGSLSVEHSTWPQNPFHMPLEEAARVGEEFEDNGRIWLGCYHEPRLIYTDAAFRKGPWKASNRRSVHLAVDAFAPAGTPMFAPLHGEVFAAEYRDGHLDYGGVIILRHQTPEGDPFYTLYGHLDPEFLGRLKPGDVVEKGEEFCRLGNPGQNGGWAPHVHFQLALTTEGIEADWPGVGDPDEMYLWRALCPNPASLLNLPDEKVRYRPTSKEKVLAGRRAHFGGNLSLTYTDPVMLVRGWKHHLFDEWGRPYLDAYNNVPHVGHAHPRIQAAAADQLKRVNSNTRYLHPAQTAFAGKILTKLPGHFEVCFFVNSGTEANELALRLARAHTGAKGMVTPDHGYHGNTTGAVSISAYKFNKPGGVGQADWVELVEVADDYRGSFRRGDPDRAQKFADLVDPAIENLQRRGHGLAGFIAETFPSVGGQIIPPKGYLPAVYEKIRAAGGICIADEVQTGLGRLGDCYFGFEHLGALPDIVVMGKPIGNGHPLGVLVTTKEIAESFDNGIEFFSTFGGSTLSCRIGKEVLDIVDDEGLQDNARVMGGRLIKGLKALEQKYACVGDVRGMGLFLGLELINPDGSEATELCSYVKNRMRDHRILIGSEGPKDNILKIRPPLTIESEDVMMIISVLDKILHETVQG; encoded by the coding sequence ATGACGCTTGCGCATTGGGCCGCTGCCCTCAAACAGCATTGGGGCATCGAGGCGGAACTGAGCCGTCTGGATGGGGAATACGACCTGAATTTCCTGGCCAAGGCGGCTGAAGGCGAGGGGTTTATCCTCAAGGCGATGCGCCCCGGCTGCGAGAACTGGCTGGTCGACATGCAGGTGAAAGCGTTTGAACATATCGCTGCGCGCCAGCCAGATCTGCCCTGCCCGCGCGTGATTTCCTCTGTGGATGGCGAATCACTGCTGACACTGCCGGGCGAGGACGGTCAGGACCGGCTCGTCTGGCTGCTGAACCAGCTTCCGGGGCGCTGTTATGCCAAAGCCGAGCCCAAAAGCGACGCGCTGATCCATGAGGTCGGCCAGGTGCTGGGCGGCTCAGCCAAGGCACTGGCGGATTTCCGGCACGAGGGTCTGGAGCGCGATTTCAAATGGGACTTGATGCGCGCGGGCTGGATCAAGGATCAGCTCTCCTGCGTCACAGCCCCTGCGCGTCGTGCGATCCTTGAAGGAATTTGCACGAACTACACCCGATTAGAGCCTGTTTTGGCGACACTGCCCAAACAGGCGATCCACAATGACGCCAACGATTACAACATCGTGGTGGCGGGGCAACTGGGAGAGCCGCGCCAGGTATCGGGCCTCATCGACCTGGGCGACATGTGCTCCGCACCGCGGATCTGCGACCTGGCGATTGCCGCGGCATATATCGTGCTGGACCATCCGGCGCCGGAGGCCGCGCTTGCAGCATTGGTGGCGGGTTATCACGAGACCTATCCGCTGACACCCGCCGAAGTGGACATGGTCTGGCCGCTGCTGCGTGCCCGGCTGGCTGTGAGCGTGGTGAACTCCACTCTGATGGCTGCGGAGAACCCGGAAGATCCGTATGTGACCATCTCGCAAGCCCCGGCCTGGCGGTTCCTGGAGGGCACCACGCTGCACGGCGGGCTGCTGACAGCCGGGCTGCGCGCGGCTTGCGGCATGCCGGTGGTGGACGGCGCCGACCGGGTAATGGCCTGGCTGGAGCGGGAACGCGGCAGTTTTGCCCCGCTGATGGGGCAGAACCTGGCGGAGGCACCCTTGGGGTCTCTGTCGGTGGAGCACTCCACTTGGCCGCAGAACCCCTTTCACATGCCGTTGGAGGAGGCCGCCAGGGTTGGCGAAGAATTTGAGGACAACGGCCGCATCTGGCTGGGCTGCTATCACGAGCCGCGGCTGATCTACACGGATGCAGCTTTCCGCAAAGGACCATGGAAAGCCAGCAACAGGCGCTCCGTTCATCTGGCAGTGGACGCCTTTGCCCCGGCTGGCACGCCAATGTTTGCCCCCTTGCACGGTGAAGTCTTCGCGGCTGAATACCGGGACGGGCATCTGGACTACGGCGGGGTGATCATCCTGCGCCATCAGACGCCGGAGGGTGATCCGTTCTATACTCTTTATGGCCATCTGGATCCGGAATTCCTCGGCCGCCTGAAGCCCGGTGACGTCGTGGAGAAGGGCGAGGAATTCTGCCGCCTGGGCAACCCCGGCCAAAACGGCGGCTGGGCGCCGCATGTGCATTTCCAGCTGGCGCTGACCACAGAGGGGATCGAGGCCGACTGGCCCGGAGTTGGCGATCCGGACGAAATGTACCTGTGGCGGGCACTTTGCCCGAATCCGGCGTCGCTGCTGAATCTGCCGGATGAAAAGGTGCGCTATCGCCCCACCAGCAAGGAAAAGGTTCTGGCCGGCCGCCGCGCGCATTTTGGCGGCAACCTCAGCCTCACCTACACCGATCCGGTGATGCTGGTGCGCGGCTGGAAGCACCACCTGTTCGACGAATGGGGCCGCCCCTATCTGGACGCCTACAACAACGTGCCGCACGTTGGCCACGCGCACCCGCGCATCCAGGCAGCCGCCGCCGACCAGCTGAAACGGGTGAACTCCAACACCCGCTATCTGCACCCGGCACAAACAGCCTTTGCCGGTAAGATCCTGACCAAGCTGCCCGGTCATTTTGAGGTCTGCTTTTTCGTGAACTCCGGCACTGAGGCGAATGAGCTGGCCCTGCGCCTGGCCCGTGCCCATACCGGCGCCAAGGGCATGGTGACGCCCGATCACGGCTACCACGGCAATACCACCGGGGCGGTCAGCATCTCCGCCTATAAATTCAACAAGCCCGGCGGTGTAGGCCAGGCGGATTGGGTGGAGCTGGTCGAAGTGGCCGACGACTACCGCGGCTCCTTCCGCCGCGGCGATCCGGACCGGGCGCAGAAATTCGCAGATCTGGTGGATCCGGCCATCGAAAACCTGCAGCGCAGGGGGCACGGCCTTGCCGGCTTTATCGCAGAAACTTTTCCCTCGGTCGGCGGTCAGATCATTCCGCCCAAGGGCTACCTGCCTGCGGTTTATGAAAAGATCCGCGCCGCAGGCGGTATCTGCATCGCAGATGAGGTGCAAACCGGCCTCGGCCGCCTTGGCGACTGCTACTTCGGTTTCGAGCACCTGGGTGCGCTGCCCGACATTGTGGTGATGGGCAAACCGATCGGCAATGGCCACCCTCTGGGCGTGCTGGTCACCACCAAGGAAATCGCTGAGAGCTTTGACAATGGGATCGAGTTCTTTTCCACCTTCGGCGGCTCGACCTTGTCGTGCCGGATCGGCAAGGAGGTGCTGGATATCGTTGATGACGAAGGGCTGCAGGACAACGCCCGGGTGATGGGCGGCAGGCTGATAAAGGGTCTGAAAGCACTGGAGCAAAAATACGCCTGCGTTGGCGATGTCCGGGGCATGGGGCTGTTTCTGGGGCTGGAATTGATCAACCCGGACGGTTCGGAAGCTACGGAGCTCTGCTCATACGTCAAAAACCGGATGCGCGATCACCGGATCCTGATTGGCAGCGAAGGCCCCAAGGACAACATCCTGAAAATCCGTCCGCCCCTGACCATCGAATCCGAAGATGTGATGATGATCATCAGTGTTTTGGACAAGATCCTGCATGAGACAGTACAGGGTTAG
- the hemH gene encoding ferrochelatase, with translation MLDAARTAKCPAHAPADHPKIPAEKVGILLANLGTPDDYSYWPMRRYLSEFLSDKRVIDYPSWKWQPLLQLIILTKRPFSSGAAYKSIWNHERGESPLMTITKDQTAKMAEAMKTRYGDQVMVDFCMRYGNPSTKSKVRQMVEAGCQKILFVPLYPQYAGATSGTANDQFFRALMEETRQPAARTIEPYFDQPAYIGALARSVEDAYTKADKRPDILVVSYHGMPKRYLMQGDPYHCQCQKTTRLLKERLGWDDTQITSTFQSVFGPEEWLKPYTVDHVATLAKEGKKNIAVIAPAFSADCIETLEEINEEIRESFEHAGGENFLYIPCLNDDDDHIAALAGVIGQNLKGWLD, from the coding sequence GCCAAATGCCCTGCCCACGCCCCTGCCGATCACCCCAAGATCCCGGCAGAAAAGGTTGGCATCCTGCTGGCCAACCTCGGCACCCCGGATGATTATTCCTACTGGCCGATGCGACGGTACCTAAGCGAGTTCCTGTCGGACAAGCGGGTGATCGACTATCCCTCGTGGAAGTGGCAGCCCCTGTTGCAGCTGATTATTCTCACCAAACGCCCCTTCTCCTCCGGCGCCGCCTACAAGTCGATCTGGAACCACGAAAGGGGCGAAAGCCCGCTTATGACCATAACCAAGGACCAGACCGCCAAGATGGCTGAGGCGATGAAGACGCGGTACGGTGATCAGGTGATGGTCGATTTCTGCATGCGCTACGGCAACCCTTCGACCAAGTCCAAAGTGCGGCAGATGGTTGAGGCCGGATGCCAGAAAATCCTGTTCGTGCCGCTTTACCCGCAATATGCCGGCGCTACCTCCGGCACCGCCAACGACCAGTTCTTCCGCGCCCTTATGGAAGAGACCAGGCAGCCCGCCGCCCGGACGATCGAACCCTATTTCGACCAGCCCGCCTATATCGGCGCGCTGGCCCGCTCGGTTGAGGACGCCTATACAAAAGCGGACAAACGCCCCGATATTCTGGTGGTCTCCTACCACGGGATGCCGAAACGCTACCTGATGCAGGGCGACCCCTACCACTGCCAGTGCCAGAAGACGACGCGCCTGCTGAAGGAGCGGCTGGGCTGGGACGACACCCAAATCACCTCAACCTTCCAGTCAGTGTTCGGACCCGAAGAGTGGTTGAAGCCGTACACTGTGGATCACGTTGCGACACTCGCCAAGGAGGGTAAGAAGAACATCGCGGTGATCGCACCGGCCTTCTCGGCCGACTGCATCGAGACACTGGAAGAGATCAACGAGGAAATCCGCGAGAGCTTTGAGCACGCAGGCGGTGAGAACTTCCTCTATATCCCCTGCCTCAACGATGATGATGACCATATCGCTGCACTGGCCGGGGTTATCGGGCAGAACCTGAAAGGCTGGCTGGACTAA